Proteins encoded within one genomic window of Couchioplanes caeruleus:
- a CDS encoding acyl-CoA dehydrogenase family protein yields MDGDEEFRREVRDWLAANVTDELRGVGGPGRENEAYRQRLAFTRRLAAAGWTTLAWPVAHGGRGASLGRQIIFHEEYARSGAPSRVDHIGTTMVGPTLMALGTERQRHRFLPGIAAVDELWCQGYSEPGAGSDLAGVTTRARLHGDHWVITGQKVWTSLAQVADWCFMLARTEPVPDGGPRHAGLSYLLVPMRAPGITVRPIRQLTGDSEFNEVFFDDARADRDLVVGEPGQGWRVAMATLGFERGAATVGQQIGFQQDLEELIELARRTGAIADPMLRERLTRAWIDLSVLRSHTRRALSEPASTGTASVIKLLWSRWRQGLGELAMAVLGPAGAAAGPGDRDVERWWRLFLFSRADTIYGGSNEIQRGIVAERVLGLPRQNRR; encoded by the coding sequence GTGGACGGTGACGAGGAGTTCCGGCGCGAGGTCCGGGACTGGCTCGCGGCAAACGTGACGGACGAGCTGCGCGGCGTGGGCGGCCCGGGCCGGGAGAACGAGGCCTATCGGCAGCGTCTCGCCTTCACCCGCCGCCTGGCCGCGGCGGGGTGGACCACGCTCGCCTGGCCGGTGGCGCACGGCGGCCGCGGTGCGTCGCTCGGGCGGCAGATCATCTTCCACGAGGAGTACGCCCGGTCCGGCGCGCCGTCCCGCGTCGACCACATCGGCACCACCATGGTCGGGCCGACCCTCATGGCGCTGGGGACCGAGCGGCAGCGCCACCGGTTCCTGCCCGGTATCGCCGCGGTCGACGAGCTGTGGTGCCAGGGCTACTCCGAGCCGGGCGCCGGCTCCGACCTGGCCGGCGTCACCACCCGCGCCCGCCTCCACGGCGACCACTGGGTGATCACCGGGCAGAAGGTGTGGACCTCGCTCGCGCAGGTGGCCGACTGGTGCTTCATGCTGGCCCGCACCGAGCCGGTCCCCGACGGTGGCCCGCGGCACGCCGGGCTGTCCTATCTGCTGGTGCCGATGCGCGCGCCCGGCATCACGGTGCGCCCGATCCGGCAGCTCACCGGCGACAGCGAGTTCAACGAGGTCTTCTTCGACGACGCCCGCGCCGACCGCGACCTCGTGGTCGGCGAGCCCGGGCAGGGCTGGAGGGTGGCGATGGCCACGCTGGGCTTCGAGCGGGGCGCCGCCACGGTCGGTCAGCAGATCGGATTCCAGCAGGACCTGGAGGAGCTGATCGAGCTGGCCCGGCGCACCGGCGCGATCGCCGACCCGATGCTGCGCGAGCGGCTCACCCGGGCCTGGATCGACCTGTCCGTGCTGCGCTCACACACCCGGCGCGCCCTGAGCGAGCCGGCCTCGACCGGGACCGCCTCGGTGATCAAGCTGCTCTGGTCGCGGTGGCGGCAGGGCCTCGGCGAGCTCGCCATGGCGGTGCTCGGGCCGGCCGGCGCCGCGGCCGGCCCCGGCGACCGCGACGTCGAGCGCTGGTGGCGGCTCTTCCTCTTCAGCCGGGCGGACACGATCTACGGCGGCTCCAACGAGATCCAGCGCGGCATCGTGGCCGAACGGGTGCTCGGGCTGCCCCGCCAGAACCGCCGATGA
- a CDS encoding FadD3 family acyl-CoA ligase, whose product MEPTIPAAVVSAARSFGPAPALVEPGGERLSFAELLTQVRIMARALIAEGLRPGDRLAVWAPNTSHWVLAALGASYAGATLVPVNTRFTAVEALDVMHRSDARGLVVTGPFLGEDRLAALQAAAGHAGLPLPHLVVRTPTDVPVPPEPYVLEWPDFLSRAADVPPRAADARADAVTPGDVSDILFTSGTTGRSKGAMSAHRQSLDVAAAWAGIGGLVPDDRYLVVNPFFHSFGLKAGLLACLVSGATVVPQAVFDAGSAMALIAAERITVLPGPPTLYISLLDHPERSRHDLSSLRLAVTGAATVPPALIARMRAELGVRTVLTAYGLTEAVVATMCRPGDDDRTVAYTCGRAAAGFEVAIGEPTGEVLLRGPNVMLGYLDDKDATAAAIDADGWLHTGDIGRLDERGYLSITDRLKDMFICGGFNVYPAEVERALADLPGVADSAVVGVADPRLGEVGKAYVIPRPGYELTGDQVIEFCRGRLAAYKVPRAVELRAELPRNASGKVLKYLLREENG is encoded by the coding sequence GTGGAACCGACCATCCCGGCGGCCGTGGTGAGCGCGGCCCGCTCCTTCGGGCCGGCACCGGCCCTGGTGGAGCCGGGCGGGGAACGGTTGAGCTTCGCGGAGCTGCTGACCCAGGTGCGCATCATGGCCCGCGCGCTGATCGCCGAGGGCCTGCGCCCGGGCGACAGGCTCGCCGTCTGGGCACCGAACACCTCCCACTGGGTGCTGGCCGCGCTGGGCGCGAGCTACGCCGGCGCCACCCTCGTGCCGGTGAACACCCGGTTCACCGCCGTCGAGGCGCTGGACGTGATGCACCGCAGCGACGCCCGCGGCCTGGTCGTCACCGGCCCGTTCCTCGGCGAAGACCGGCTCGCCGCGCTGCAGGCCGCCGCCGGCCACGCCGGTCTGCCCCTGCCCCACCTCGTCGTCCGGACGCCCACCGACGTTCCGGTCCCACCCGAGCCCTATGTGCTCGAGTGGCCGGACTTCCTCAGCCGCGCCGCCGACGTGCCGCCACGGGCGGCCGATGCCCGCGCCGACGCCGTCACGCCGGGCGACGTGAGCGACATCCTCTTCACCTCGGGCACCACCGGACGCAGCAAGGGCGCGATGAGCGCGCACCGGCAGTCGCTGGACGTGGCCGCCGCGTGGGCCGGCATCGGCGGGCTCGTCCCGGACGACCGCTACCTGGTCGTCAACCCGTTCTTCCACAGCTTCGGGCTCAAGGCCGGCCTGCTCGCCTGCCTGGTCAGCGGCGCCACAGTGGTGCCTCAGGCGGTCTTCGACGCAGGGTCTGCCATGGCGCTGATCGCCGCCGAGCGCATCACCGTGCTTCCCGGACCGCCCACCCTCTACATCAGCCTGCTCGACCATCCCGAGCGGTCTCGGCACGACCTGTCCTCGCTGCGCCTCGCGGTGACCGGGGCGGCCACGGTGCCGCCCGCGCTGATCGCGCGCATGCGCGCGGAGCTGGGCGTGCGGACCGTGCTGACGGCGTACGGGTTGACCGAGGCGGTGGTGGCCACGATGTGCCGGCCGGGCGACGACGACCGGACCGTGGCGTACACCTGCGGCCGGGCCGCCGCCGGTTTCGAGGTCGCGATCGGCGAGCCCACCGGCGAGGTGCTGCTGCGCGGCCCGAACGTCATGCTCGGCTACCTCGACGACAAGGACGCCACCGCCGCGGCGATCGACGCCGACGGCTGGCTGCACACCGGCGACATCGGCCGGCTGGACGAGCGCGGCTACCTGAGCATCACCGACCGGCTCAAGGACATGTTCATCTGCGGCGGCTTCAACGTCTACCCGGCCGAGGTGGAGCGGGCCCTGGCCGACCTGCCCGGGGTCGCCGACTCCGCGGTCGTCGGGGTGGCCGATCCGCGCCTCGGCGAGGTCGGCAAGGCCTACGTCATCCCGCGGCCGGGGTACGAGCTCACCGGCGATCAGGTGATCGAGTTCTGCCGGGGCCGGCTCGCGGCCTACAAGGTGCCGCGCGCGGTCGAGCTGCGCGCCGAGCTGCCCCGCAACGCCTCGGGCAAGGTCCTCAAGTATCTGCTCCGGGAGGAGAACGGATGA
- a CDS encoding enoyl-CoA hydratase, with the protein MTEVVLYERRERVALVTVNRPRYRNAQNSAVTYALDAAFTRAVDDDDVAVIVLAGAGDHFSAGHDIGTPERDADTSFPRRAALWWDHTGKAGADRRYSRELEVYLGMCRRWREMPKPAVAMVQGACVAGGLMLAWVCDLIVAAEDAFFADPVLRMGIPGVEYFAHPWVLGPRFAREVLFTGDRFDARRAYEIGMVNRVVPRAELEPATFALAARIAEMPAFGLALAKRAVNQCEDEMGMRAGMDSVFGLHHVAHAHNVEVSKDPLAGLDPAAMKRAAP; encoded by the coding sequence ATGACTGAAGTCGTCCTGTACGAGCGCCGCGAGCGGGTCGCCCTGGTCACCGTGAACCGTCCCCGCTACCGCAACGCGCAGAACTCGGCGGTGACGTACGCCCTCGACGCGGCGTTCACCCGGGCCGTGGACGACGACGACGTCGCGGTGATCGTGCTGGCCGGCGCCGGCGACCACTTCTCGGCCGGGCACGACATCGGCACCCCGGAGCGCGACGCCGACACGTCGTTCCCCCGGCGGGCGGCGCTCTGGTGGGACCACACCGGCAAGGCCGGCGCCGACCGGCGCTACTCCCGGGAGCTGGAGGTCTACCTCGGCATGTGCCGGCGGTGGCGGGAGATGCCCAAGCCGGCCGTCGCCATGGTGCAGGGCGCCTGCGTCGCCGGCGGCCTCATGCTGGCCTGGGTCTGCGACCTGATCGTGGCGGCCGAGGACGCGTTCTTCGCCGATCCGGTGCTGCGGATGGGCATTCCCGGCGTCGAGTACTTCGCCCACCCGTGGGTGCTCGGACCCCGGTTCGCCCGCGAGGTGTTGTTCACCGGCGACCGGTTCGATGCGCGGCGGGCGTACGAAATCGGCATGGTGAACCGCGTCGTGCCCCGCGCCGAGCTGGAGCCGGCGACCTTCGCCCTGGCCGCCCGGATCGCCGAGATGCCGGCGTTCGGGCTGGCCCTGGCCAAGCGCGCGGTGAACCAGTGCGAGGACGAGATGGGCATGCGCGCGGGGATGGACTCCGTCTTCGGACTGCACCACGTCGCGCACGCCCACAACGTCGAGGTCAGCAAGGACCCGCTCGCCGGGCTCGATCCGGCGGCGATGAAGCGGGCCGCACCGTGA
- a CDS encoding acyl-CoA dehydrogenase family protein — protein sequence MNLDLDAAACAFRDEVRDWLAANVPAGRLPSVDTPQGDAAHRAWERRLADAGLAVVSWPLEYGGRAVPPLHALLFEEEYHAAGAPARIGQNGLFLLAPTLLRHGTPAQRDRILPPMVRADEVWAQAWSEPEAGSDLAAIRSRGRRTDGGWLLSGQKTWSSRAAVADRAFGLFRTDPQASRHRGLTCVMFDLRAPGVTVRPIRQLDGDPGFAEIFLDDVFVPDSDVIGEPGDGWRVAMSTAGHERGQTLRSPGRFLAAAERLVALWRSGDGRDAATRNRVVDAWIGAQAYRMHTFAALDAPAGPFAASATKLFWSELDVALHETALDVLGARAETDAAWTDGYLFALAGPIYAGTNEVHRGIVAERMLGLPREVAR from the coding sequence GTGAACCTCGACCTCGACGCGGCCGCGTGCGCCTTCCGGGACGAGGTCCGCGACTGGCTCGCGGCGAACGTCCCCGCCGGCCGGCTGCCCAGCGTGGACACGCCGCAGGGCGACGCCGCCCACCGGGCCTGGGAGCGCCGGCTCGCCGACGCCGGCCTCGCCGTCGTGTCCTGGCCTCTCGAGTACGGCGGGCGGGCGGTCCCGCCGCTGCACGCGCTGCTGTTCGAGGAGGAGTACCACGCCGCCGGGGCACCGGCCCGCATCGGCCAGAACGGCCTGTTCCTGCTCGCCCCGACGCTGTTGCGGCACGGCACACCCGCGCAGCGCGACCGGATCCTGCCCCCGATGGTCCGCGCCGATGAGGTGTGGGCGCAGGCCTGGTCCGAGCCGGAGGCGGGCAGCGACCTGGCCGCGATCCGCTCCCGCGGCCGGCGTACGGACGGCGGCTGGCTGCTGTCCGGGCAGAAGACGTGGAGCTCGCGGGCGGCCGTGGCGGACCGCGCGTTCGGGCTGTTCCGCACCGACCCGCAGGCGTCGCGCCATCGCGGCCTCACCTGTGTGATGTTCGACCTGCGCGCGCCCGGCGTGACCGTACGCCCGATCCGCCAGCTCGACGGCGACCCCGGCTTCGCGGAGATCTTCCTGGACGACGTGTTCGTGCCGGACTCCGACGTGATCGGCGAGCCCGGCGACGGCTGGCGGGTGGCGATGAGCACGGCCGGCCACGAACGCGGGCAGACGCTGCGCAGTCCGGGCCGGTTCCTGGCGGCCGCCGAGCGGCTCGTGGCGCTCTGGCGCTCCGGCGACGGGCGCGACGCGGCGACGCGGAACCGGGTGGTGGACGCGTGGATCGGCGCGCAGGCGTACCGCATGCACACCTTCGCCGCGCTGGACGCGCCCGCGGGGCCGTTCGCCGCCAGCGCCACCAAGCTGTTCTGGTCCGAGTTGGACGTGGCCCTGCACGAGACCGCCCTCGACGTGCTCGGCGCGCGCGCCGAGACGGACGCCGCCTGGACCGACGGCTATCTGTTCGCGCTGGCCGGCCCGATCTACGCGGGGACCAACGAGGTCCACCGCGGCATCGTCGCGGAACGGATGCTGGGCCTGCCCCGCGAGGTGGCGCGATGA